Proteins encoded by one window of Candidatus Nitrosocosmicus hydrocola:
- the glyA gene encoding serine hydroxymethyltransferase, translated as MNGKEIQNDILKLIKEHHDWFNNSIPLIASENIPSPAVREAVASDFGNRYAEGWPGERVYAGCTYIDKVENICNDLARSVFKAEFADCRATSGVVANLAIYSAFSNPGETMIASSIPTGGHISHGKKEHSGTAGLVHGLVIEHFPFSKENMTIDVEETKKKISNLIDEGRPPRIAMFGGSLFLFPHPVKELSEFLHDKNIYINYDGAHVAGLIAGGQFQDPLREGADSMTMSSHKTLWGPQGGIIVSAEKYAEPIKKAIFPGNTSSHHLHHVAGKAVALAESLEFGKEYAEQVIKNAKMLAYSLANHGFKVLGEKRGYTESHQLAVDVSNYGDGGNIEKDLERCNIILNRQLLPGDIKEGRNYFHPSGVRIGVPEVTRLGMKENEMQEIATFIKKVVIDKQGISKVLTNVIEFRKNFQKVHYAFDDKTSAYQYIQLVNT; from the coding sequence TTGAATGGAAAAGAAATACAGAATGATATTTTAAAGTTAATTAAAGAACACCATGACTGGTTTAATAATTCAATCCCACTTATAGCTAGTGAAAATATTCCTAGTCCTGCCGTCCGAGAAGCAGTCGCCTCAGATTTTGGTAATAGGTATGCAGAAGGCTGGCCCGGAGAGAGAGTCTATGCTGGATGCACATACATAGACAAAGTCGAAAATATTTGCAATGACTTGGCAAGGTCGGTTTTTAAGGCCGAATTCGCAGACTGTAGAGCTACTTCAGGTGTTGTGGCAAATTTAGCAATTTATTCAGCTTTTTCAAATCCAGGAGAAACCATGATAGCCTCGTCGATTCCTACAGGAGGACATATTTCACATGGTAAAAAGGAACACTCTGGAACTGCAGGACTAGTACATGGTTTGGTAATAGAGCACTTTCCATTTTCTAAAGAAAATATGACTATAGATGTTGAAGAAACGAAGAAGAAAATAAGTAATTTAATTGATGAAGGGAGACCACCAAGAATTGCAATGTTTGGCGGAAGTCTCTTTTTGTTTCCACATCCTGTAAAAGAATTGTCAGAATTTCTTCATGATAAGAATATTTACATAAATTATGATGGTGCACACGTTGCAGGTTTGATTGCAGGTGGACAGTTTCAGGATCCGTTACGAGAGGGCGCAGATTCCATGACAATGAGCTCTCATAAAACATTATGGGGACCTCAAGGAGGAATAATAGTTTCTGCAGAAAAGTATGCAGAACCTATTAAAAAAGCGATTTTTCCAGGAAATACAAGTAGTCATCACTTGCATCATGTAGCGGGCAAGGCTGTTGCATTGGCTGAATCTCTAGAATTTGGTAAAGAGTATGCAGAACAAGTGATCAAAAATGCTAAAATGCTTGCCTATTCCCTTGCAAATCATGGATTTAAGGTTTTAGGAGAAAAGAGAGGGTATACTGAATCACATCAACTGGCTGTGGATGTCTCAAATTATGGAGATGGTGGAAATATCGAAAAAGACCTAGAAAGATGCAATATAATCTTAAATAGACAATTGCTTCCCGGCGATATTAAAGAGGGCAGAAATTATTTTCATCCTAGTGGAGTACGAATAGGAGTTCCAGAGGTAACCCGACTAGGTATGAAGGAAAATGAAATGCAAGAAATAGCAACATTTATTAAAAAAGTTGTTATCGATAAGCAAGGTATCTCTAAGGTTCTGACAAATGTAATAGAATTTAGAAAGAACTTTCAAAAAGTACATTATGCATTTGATGACAAAACGTCAGCCTATCAATATATTCAATTGGTAAATACCTGA
- a CDS encoding 4Fe-4S dicluster domain-containing protein: MPIDPDFPTNNQVIGKIKMSDGEHYHFLWGPGSLKEAAENSEVKEAFEAKGEEVGPLGISGTMVAVDWDSCVADGACIEACPVQVFQWYRTEHDVPAKEAVNQEWEGTGSSEKEERKDYTDKADPIREHDCIWCMACVSVCPPQAIKVDQAALEFHEKESGTFNEELSKGSAPPPHAH; the protein is encoded by the coding sequence ATGCCAATCGATCCAGATTTTCCAACAAATAATCAGGTAATTGGAAAGATAAAAATGTCAGACGGTGAACATTATCACTTTTTATGGGGTCCAGGTTCACTAAAAGAAGCTGCAGAAAATTCAGAAGTTAAAGAAGCATTTGAAGCAAAGGGAGAAGAAGTAGGGCCATTAGGGATAAGTGGTACCATGGTAGCAGTCGACTGGGACTCATGTGTAGCAGATGGCGCATGTATTGAAGCTTGCCCTGTACAAGTCTTTCAATGGTACAGAACTGAGCACGACGTACCAGCTAAAGAAGCTGTAAATCAAGAATGGGAAGGAACTGGTTCTTCTGAAAAGGAAGAAAGAAAAGATTACACTGATAAAGCAGATCCAATTAGAGAACACGATTGCATCTGGTGCATGGCATGTGTATCGGTATGTCCACCTCAAGCAATAAAGGTAGATCAAGCTGCACTAGAATTCCATGAAAAAGAATCAGGAACATTTAACGAAGAATTATCAAAGGGTAGTGCACCTCCGCCTCACGCACACTAA
- the gatE gene encoding Glu-tRNA(Gln) amidotransferase subunit GatE, with product MSLNLDKLNVKVGFEIHQQLNTSTKLFCACDGKGSDDAYDFDFIRVLRPTKSELGDFDRAALFEHAKMSSIKYYSKVGYSCLVEADEEPPHNVNKDALETALLFSLALKSNIVDEIHVMRKLVIDGSNVSGFQRTMLVSTGGYLEVDNFQKVGVQGICLEEDAAKLISTTNPKFKEYGLDRLGIPLVEIALEPISGSPEEIVSVALTLGRLLRSSKRVTRGIGSIRQDVNISVNGGQVVEVKGVQQLSQLVKVLEYETKRQYGMIKIAEEFSNRNIEDSFIGDKITDVTSLFMNSSSNVIKKILKTTDPVIKCIRLRKLRGLVGYEPVKDIRIGKELGEFVRFFGLGGLFHSDELPNYGITAQDIKKIEESLDIIVGNEDAFIIIGGNRNKIDNLIGPLIKRIAQFKHGVIAETRAVTLDGTTIFSRPRPGSSRMYPETDIMPIPIEPELFDKLKDKIPLPWNDLIKRIMKKYELNKKLSEQIFDSDYYDLFETIVRDNTSTSSTSTTISPSTSPSTSPSTSPSSLTPTFVASKLTEDIVSLSRNNLDKSLLTDEMILEIFDRLEKKLIAKESVILIFEKLMKGESVSVQEAINSLNLIKMDDTEFHSLLDKLFNDNINIIKEKGPNSMGVLMGKSMAILRGKVDGSKINDYLKAKLDNFLKDGRTT from the coding sequence ATGAGTTTAAACCTTGATAAGTTGAATGTTAAAGTTGGATTCGAAATACATCAGCAACTAAATACATCAACTAAACTATTTTGTGCATGTGATGGCAAGGGGTCAGACGATGCATATGATTTCGACTTTATTCGTGTCTTAAGACCCACTAAAAGTGAATTGGGAGATTTTGATAGGGCTGCCTTGTTTGAACACGCAAAAATGAGCTCCATCAAATATTATTCCAAAGTTGGGTACAGTTGTTTGGTGGAAGCGGATGAAGAACCGCCACATAATGTAAACAAAGACGCACTTGAAACAGCCTTGCTATTTTCCCTCGCCTTAAAATCAAACATAGTTGATGAAATTCATGTCATGAGAAAATTAGTCATCGATGGATCGAATGTCAGTGGCTTTCAAAGGACAATGTTGGTATCTACAGGTGGTTATTTAGAAGTAGATAATTTCCAAAAGGTTGGTGTACAGGGTATTTGCTTAGAGGAGGATGCCGCAAAATTAATTTCAACAACAAATCCAAAATTTAAGGAATACGGGCTAGATCGTCTGGGAATTCCGCTAGTAGAGATAGCGCTTGAACCAATTTCTGGTTCTCCTGAAGAAATTGTAAGTGTGGCGCTAACACTGGGTCGATTACTTCGAAGTAGTAAAAGAGTAACAAGAGGAATTGGAAGTATTAGACAAGACGTGAATATTTCAGTCAATGGAGGTCAAGTTGTCGAGGTCAAGGGAGTACAGCAACTATCTCAACTTGTCAAGGTATTAGAATATGAAACAAAAAGACAGTATGGCATGATTAAGATCGCAGAGGAATTTAGTAATAGAAATATTGAAGATTCATTCATTGGAGATAAGATTACAGATGTTACATCTTTATTCATGAATTCGTCATCAAATGTCATAAAAAAGATCCTCAAAACTACCGATCCCGTTATCAAGTGTATTCGCTTAAGAAAATTAAGAGGGCTTGTCGGCTATGAACCTGTTAAGGATATTAGGATTGGGAAGGAGTTGGGCGAATTTGTTAGATTTTTTGGATTAGGTGGTCTTTTTCATTCAGATGAATTACCTAATTACGGTATCACAGCTCAGGATATCAAAAAAATTGAGGAATCTCTTGATATCATTGTAGGTAATGAGGACGCATTTATCATTATTGGTGGTAACAGAAACAAGATCGATAATTTGATTGGTCCATTGATTAAACGGATAGCTCAGTTTAAACATGGTGTAATCGCTGAGACTCGAGCAGTTACTTTGGATGGGACTACAATTTTTTCACGCCCTAGACCTGGCTCATCTCGTATGTACCCTGAAACAGATATTATGCCGATTCCAATCGAGCCAGAGTTATTTGATAAGTTAAAGGACAAAATACCTTTACCATGGAATGATTTGATTAAACGAATTATGAAAAAATACGAATTAAATAAGAAATTATCTGAACAAATATTTGATTCTGACTATTATGATTTGTTTGAAACTATAGTTCGCGATAATACTTCTACTTCCTCCACCTCTACCACTATCTCCCCCTCTACCTCCCCCTCTACCTCCCCCTCTACCTCCCCCTCCTCTCTTACTCCTACATTTGTTGCGTCAAAACTTACCGAGGATATTGTAAGTCTTTCGAGAAATAATCTTGATAAAAGCCTCTTGACCGACGAAATGATATTGGAGATTTTTGATAGACTCGAAAAAAAACTTATTGCAAAAGAGTCGGTAATCTTAATTTTTGAAAAATTAATGAAAGGAGAAAGCGTATCGGTGCAGGAAGCAATAAATTCTCTCAATTTAATTAAAATGGATGATACGGAATTTCATTCACTTTTGGATAAACTGTTTAACGATAATATCAATATCATAAAAGAAAAAGGTCCTAATTCTATGGGTGTACTCATGGGCAAAAGTATGGCCATTTTAAGAGGCAAGGTAGATGGTAGTAAGATTAATGATTATTTAAAAGCCAAATTAGATAATTTTCTGAAAGATGGACGGACCACCTAA
- the gatD gene encoding Glu-tRNA(Gln) amidotransferase subunit GatD: MTEKIIDTLESNENDGKNSYSKNSQQFLNKFGVSIGNEVKIVTKTQEFFGIILPRYETFSDKYIVLKLKSGYNIGIEVENIVEIMSLENDQSSAKYSSVLSSATSSSSSSSNKTSTSLSGPTSSPSSSSFPPRLESKSGSIQGHDPVHGRIGESSNSLPKILLISTGGTIASKIDYRTGGVTSLLSASELYSVFPELAEYGFIYPEFLFNEYSENITPKHWTLLADRISHAVTKEHYDGIIVSHGTDTMHYTSSALSFALKNVPIPVILVGSQRSSDRPSSDAFSNLVGAIRFIKDAKYSGIFVCMHSNTSDDIIACHIGTRVRKNHTSKRDAFRSLDSLPFAFIGNSAIQYNNTLHNEIIRYKDISKEFISKTAFDSRVFLLKFYPGFDPSFLETFLNLDYKVIIIEGTGLGHINKRCFSIISKLIESGIFVFMTSQCIFGRVQMTVYDTGRDLLGLGVISLSNMSSETAVAKAMWALSNNSGPDDFIKIMKSDYAEEFSNILPLVSPIQERGEGKGEGEQVR, from the coding sequence TTGACCGAAAAAATAATTGACACTTTAGAGTCAAATGAGAATGATGGGAAAAACAGCTATAGCAAAAATTCTCAACAATTTTTGAACAAATTCGGGGTTAGTATCGGTAATGAAGTAAAAATAGTTACTAAAACCCAAGAATTTTTTGGAATTATTTTGCCTCGATATGAAACTTTTAGTGATAAATACATTGTCTTAAAACTGAAAAGCGGTTATAATATTGGTATTGAGGTTGAAAATATTGTTGAAATAATGTCTCTAGAAAATGATCAGTCGTCTGCAAAATATTCTTCAGTATTATCTTCTGCGACTTCTTCTTCTTCTTCTTCTTCTAATAAAACTTCAACTTCACTCTCTGGACCCACATCATCGCCCTCATCATCATCATTCCCACCACGACTAGAATCAAAATCAGGATCTATCCAGGGTCATGATCCAGTCCATGGTAGAATAGGCGAAAGTTCAAACTCCTTGCCCAAAATATTACTAATTAGTACTGGTGGAACCATAGCAAGCAAAATTGATTATAGAACAGGAGGTGTAACATCACTTTTGAGCGCATCGGAACTATATTCTGTTTTTCCTGAACTAGCCGAATATGGTTTTATTTACCCCGAATTTTTGTTTAATGAATATAGCGAAAATATAACGCCTAAACATTGGACGTTACTGGCCGACAGAATATCACATGCAGTTACTAAAGAACATTATGATGGCATTATTGTATCTCATGGTACAGATACTATGCACTACACCTCCTCTGCATTGAGTTTTGCTCTTAAAAATGTTCCAATACCTGTGATCTTGGTTGGCTCTCAGCGCTCATCTGATAGACCCTCATCCGATGCATTTAGCAACTTAGTTGGTGCAATTAGATTTATAAAAGATGCAAAATATTCAGGAATATTTGTTTGTATGCATAGTAATACTTCCGATGACATAATTGCTTGTCATATAGGAACTAGAGTAAGAAAGAATCATACAAGCAAACGTGATGCATTTAGATCACTCGATTCCCTTCCATTTGCTTTTATTGGGAATTCAGCCATACAGTATAACAATACCTTGCACAATGAAATAATAAGGTACAAAGATATTTCAAAAGAATTTATATCAAAAACAGCATTTGACTCTCGAGTCTTTCTTCTAAAATTCTATCCAGGTTTTGATCCATCGTTTCTCGAAACTTTTTTGAATCTAGATTATAAAGTCATTATCATAGAAGGCACAGGACTAGGTCACATAAACAAGAGATGTTTTTCAATTATATCAAAACTGATTGAATCAGGAATTTTTGTTTTTATGACATCTCAGTGTATTTTTGGTCGGGTACAGATGACCGTATACGATACAGGACGAGACCTTTTGGGATTGGGCGTTATTTCACTTTCAAATATGAGCTCTGAAACCGCTGTTGCAAAAGCCATGTGGGCTTTGAGCAATAATTCTGGACCTGATGATTTCATTAAGATCATGAAATCTGATTATGCTGAGGAATTTTCTAATATTTTGCCATTGGTTTCTCCTATACAAGAGAGGGGAGAAGGAAAAGGCGAAGGAGAACAAGTAAGATGA
- a CDS encoding cupredoxin domain-containing protein: protein MPIIRTLYLSTMLLIFIFVIYIQSVYATVDPGNNDSFLNSTTSPKPDNYAIKVGEGNNSISVTRYFPPYVEITMGDSITWYNGVDVPNPHTVTFVRDLDNIEKIGVPFYVPNNTKFIPVLDNLGAPLKEVTSNGTQIVMMLNARALTPTIITSDDKVINLNKDPVYGFEGSEKYINSGPLLSLDKEQSFDYFFNSSFTIVFNKPGLFEYSCLFHPWMVGKILVK, encoded by the coding sequence ATGCCAATTATCAGAACTTTGTATCTGAGTACCATGCTTCTGATTTTTATCTTTGTTATTTATATTCAATCAGTTTATGCTACTGTTGATCCTGGAAATAACGATAGTTTTCTTAATAGTACAACTTCACCAAAGCCAGATAATTATGCTATAAAAGTAGGGGAGGGAAATAATTCGATATCTGTTACAAGGTATTTTCCTCCATATGTCGAGATAACCATGGGTGATAGCATCACTTGGTATAATGGGGTCGACGTTCCAAACCCCCATACTGTTACCTTTGTAAGAGATTTAGATAATATAGAAAAAATCGGAGTGCCATTTTATGTTCCTAACAATACAAAATTCATTCCAGTTTTAGACAATTTGGGTGCACCTTTGAAGGAAGTAACTAGTAATGGAACTCAGATAGTTATGATGTTAAATGCAAGGGCGTTGACACCTACAATCATTACATCTGATGATAAGGTAATAAATCTAAATAAAGATCCAGTATATGGTTTTGAGGGGAGTGAAAAATACATAAATTCAGGACCATTATTGTCTTTAGATAAGGAACAAAGCTTTGATTATTTTTTTAACAGCTCCTTCACTATTGTGTTTAACAAGCCTGGGTTGTTTGAGTATAGTTGTCTATTCCATCCTTGGATGGTTGGAAAGATATTGGTAAAATAA
- a CDS encoding winged helix-turn-helix domain-containing protein yields MKYRNRTEIISNILNAANGGISKTKIMYKAFLSYAQIKEYLPILLENNLLALGPDGKYRTTEKGIRFLKMNEEIQELIESKSLQDDFT; encoded by the coding sequence GTGAAATATCGGAATAGGACCGAAATAATTTCTAATATTCTAAATGCCGCAAATGGGGGCATTTCCAAAACCAAAATCATGTACAAGGCATTTCTTTCTTATGCTCAAATCAAAGAATACTTGCCTATCTTATTGGAGAATAACTTGTTGGCATTAGGTCCTGACGGTAAATACCGAACAACTGAAAAGGGTATCAGATTCTTAAAGATGAATGAGGAGATCCAAGAATTAATAGAATCAAAGTCGCTTCAAGATGATTTTACCTAG
- a CDS encoding HAD-IA family hydrolase, with translation MANGIDECEAVIFDIDGVLVDVRRSYNEAIIKTVQLILKDSYDIKIANKFPFEKLISKLRNTGGFNNDIDTAYAIILIILHCILINKMNMEKTLRTFDKLVEKLDDKGKDSVEKELESMGDIRTIINELRYPDRADDDDDDDENMIATLFNEIFYGPVLFKEQFNREPKYYFEKPLISNDKLIIKEKSIKKLSQRFNGNLGLISGRSKVASYFTLGNFMKYFKDNACIFLEDEKREFSKPNAFSLHKVFDNLGLKSALYVGDSIADLLMVENFNGQVDKKRKVFFCGVYGEGVGRNYSIESEYDEYTDDKDHENNLSKIKEELLKSKNADLIIENVNDLPNILNITKN, from the coding sequence TTGGCCAATGGCATAGATGAGTGTGAAGCTGTCATCTTTGATATAGATGGGGTTTTGGTGGATGTTAGAAGATCCTACAATGAAGCTATAATAAAAACAGTTCAACTAATTCTAAAAGATAGTTATGACATCAAAATTGCAAACAAATTTCCTTTTGAGAAATTAATCTCAAAACTTCGAAATACAGGTGGTTTCAATAATGACATTGATACTGCCTATGCGATTATTTTAATCATTTTGCATTGTATTCTGATAAATAAAATGAATATGGAAAAGACCTTAAGGACATTTGATAAATTAGTGGAGAAACTCGATGACAAAGGCAAGGATTCGGTAGAAAAAGAATTGGAAAGTATGGGAGACATACGAACCATAATAAACGAATTACGCTATCCGGACCGTGCAGATGATGATGATGATGATGATGAAAACATGATAGCAACCCTCTTTAATGAAATATTTTATGGTCCAGTGCTCTTTAAGGAGCAATTCAATAGAGAACCAAAATATTATTTTGAAAAACCATTGATTAGTAATGATAAGCTAATAATAAAAGAGAAGTCAATCAAAAAACTTTCACAAAGATTCAATGGAAATTTAGGACTGATTTCGGGCCGAAGCAAGGTTGCTTCTTATTTTACTCTTGGCAATTTTATGAAATATTTCAAAGATAATGCCTGCATATTTTTGGAAGATGAAAAAAGAGAATTTTCTAAACCAAATGCATTTTCTCTCCACAAGGTATTTGATAATTTAGGATTAAAAAGCGCATTGTACGTTGGTGACTCCATCGCAGATCTCTTGATGGTTGAAAATTTCAATGGTCAAGTAGATAAAAAGAGAAAGGTATTTTTCTGCGGGGTATATGGCGAAGGAGTTGGCAGAAATTATAGTATAGAGAGTGAGTATGATGAGTACACCGACGATAAAGATCATGAAAACAACTTGTCTAAAATCAAAGAGGAACTACTAAAATCAAAAAATGCTGATTTAATTATAGAAAATGTAAATGATTTACCAAATATATTAAATATTACAAAAAATTAA
- a CDS encoding imidazoleglycerol-phosphate dehydratase encodes MVIEDHHQRTSEVERKTKEVSIVAKIDLDGKGISKINTGIDFLDHIIISFSKHSKIDIQLDAKSEDGIKHHLIEDIGIVLGQAVNKALGKREKINRFGNATIPMDESISSVSIDLIKRQYSHLDLKLDREKIEDISREDIIHFFQSFIGNLECCMHIIVHYGTNDHHKIESAIKAAAVALRSAIKIDPENEGELPTTKGMM; translated from the coding sequence GTGGTTATAGAGGATCATCATCAGCGCACGAGCGAGGTAGAAAGAAAGACTAAAGAAGTAAGCATCGTGGCTAAGATTGATTTAGACGGAAAAGGAATCTCAAAAATAAATACCGGAATTGATTTCTTGGATCACATAATAATTTCATTTTCAAAACACAGCAAAATTGATATTCAATTAGACGCCAAAAGCGAGGACGGTATTAAACATCACCTAATAGAAGATATCGGAATTGTATTGGGTCAAGCAGTAAATAAGGCCCTGGGTAAAAGAGAAAAGATAAACCGTTTTGGAAATGCTACAATTCCCATGGACGAATCAATTTCAAGCGTCTCAATAGATCTGATAAAGAGACAATACAGTCATCTTGACTTGAAATTAGATAGGGAAAAGATAGAGGACATATCACGAGAGGATATTATCCACTTTTTTCAATCGTTTATAGGGAATTTAGAGTGCTGTATGCATATTATTGTCCATTATGGTACAAATGATCATCACAAAATTGAATCCGCCATAAAAGCCGCCGCAGTCGCATTGAGAAGTGCAATAAAAATCGATCCTGAGAACGAAGGAGAACTTCCTACCACTAAAGGAATGATGTAA
- the hisH gene encoding imidazole glycerol phosphate synthase subunit HisH has translation MVKISIFDYGAGNIFSLKSSLERNGAEEVSIINDLDFDSSVDELDGIVLPGVGNFDPAIISINKCRSGFAKFIEKNTPILGICLGMEMLFEKSEEGQLAGLDIIKGEVLSLPKKLVKIPHIGWNCLEITDKDSKLFEGVPNRSWVYFVHSYYTTPKNSDIITSKSNYGINIPASIEINNIYCTQFHPEKSSTTGEKMIKNFVKICKRSK, from the coding sequence ATGGTAAAAATATCAATATTTGATTACGGTGCTGGAAATATTTTTAGTTTGAAATCATCTTTGGAAAGGAATGGAGCCGAAGAGGTATCGATAATAAATGATCTCGATTTTGATAGCTCAGTAGACGAATTAGACGGAATAGTATTACCTGGAGTTGGAAATTTTGATCCGGCAATCATATCAATAAATAAATGTAGATCAGGATTTGCAAAGTTTATAGAAAAAAACACTCCCATATTGGGAATATGCCTAGGAATGGAGATGTTATTTGAGAAAAGTGAGGAGGGACAGCTAGCAGGACTGGATATAATAAAAGGAGAAGTTTTATCTTTGCCAAAAAAATTGGTAAAAATACCACACATCGGATGGAATTGTTTGGAGATAACTGATAAAGATAGCAAATTATTTGAAGGAGTACCCAACCGATCATGGGTTTATTTTGTACATTCTTATTATACAACGCCTAAGAATAGCGACATAATCACGTCAAAATCAAATTATGGAATAAATATTCCAGCTTCAATAGAGATTAACAACATATATTGTACACAATTTCATCCAGAGAAATCAAGCACAACAGGCGAAAAAATGATAAAAAACTTTGTAAAAATTTGTAAAAGGTCAAAATGA
- the hisA gene encoding 1-(5-phosphoribosyl)-5-[(5-phosphoribosylamino)methylideneamino]imidazole-4-carboxamide isomerase, whose amino-acid sequence MKSVAAIDMLDGQVVRLVNGKLENKTVYDNNPVEVAKKWESEGVDMLHLVDLNAALNIGKNNSELISKIIDSVNIPVQVAGGIRTINSINRLLDIKKPIKVVIGTFAFKQPELIQKISKKKLSRIIISVDHNEENVMISGWKEFSGIKLFDAIRFYKELGINEFLLTNIDKDGTLEGPDIETLVKINSTFKDIKIISSGGVSNIIDILKLRNVNSYAVILGKALYDKKLKIEHVQELI is encoded by the coding sequence ATGAAAAGCGTTGCAGCAATCGATATGTTGGACGGCCAAGTGGTCAGATTAGTTAATGGCAAACTTGAGAATAAAACAGTATACGATAACAATCCAGTAGAGGTAGCAAAGAAATGGGAATCTGAGGGTGTCGATATGTTACACTTAGTCGATCTTAATGCAGCTTTGAATATTGGCAAGAACAATAGCGAGCTAATATCAAAAATAATAGATTCAGTAAACATTCCAGTTCAGGTGGCTGGTGGAATTAGGACGATAAATAGCATTAATAGATTACTAGACATCAAAAAACCGATTAAAGTTGTAATCGGAACATTTGCCTTCAAGCAACCTGAACTAATTCAAAAAATTTCAAAAAAGAAACTAAGTCGAATCATAATTTCTGTTGATCACAATGAGGAAAATGTTATGATCTCTGGATGGAAAGAATTTTCAGGCATAAAGCTATTTGACGCCATAAGATTTTACAAAGAATTAGGAATTAATGAATTCTTGTTAACTAATATAGACAAAGACGGTACATTGGAAGGACCAGACATAGAAACATTGGTCAAGATAAACAGCACATTCAAGGACATAAAAATAATTTCTAGCGGAGGGGTCAGTAATATTATCGATATCTTAAAGTTAAGAAATGTCAATAGCTATGCTGTAATATTAGGGAAAGCATTGTATGACAAGAAGCTGAAAATAGAACATGTCCAAGAATTGATTTGA
- the hisF gene encoding imidazole glycerol phosphate synthase subunit HisF has translation MAVAKRIIPCLDVNKGRVVKGINFKELKDAGDPVKLAKQYSDEGADELIFLDITAAEEHRKTMKDIVKNVASVINIPFTVGGGIKTLEDARNLLLSGADRVSINTAAVVNPELIQELMRIFGKQCIVVALDVKRTFDKKGKYMFSKDGKDYWFEIQIFGGKKATGIDAIEWAKKVEMLGAGEILLTSIDTDGTENGYDIELINAICDKINIPVIASGGCGSVDDILKVYKNTEVDAALAASLFHFNKAKLKEVKNYLTKNEILVRPT, from the coding sequence ATGGCAGTAGCTAAAAGAATCATACCATGTCTAGACGTGAATAAAGGCAGAGTCGTAAAAGGCATTAATTTCAAAGAGTTAAAAGATGCTGGCGATCCGGTTAAGTTAGCCAAACAATATAGCGATGAAGGCGCGGATGAATTAATATTCTTAGACATTACTGCTGCAGAAGAACACCGCAAAACAATGAAAGATATCGTAAAGAATGTGGCAAGTGTGATAAATATTCCGTTTACTGTAGGGGGCGGGATTAAGACTTTAGAAGATGCACGCAATCTGCTACTAAGTGGTGCAGATAGAGTCTCGATTAACACGGCAGCAGTAGTAAACCCTGAGTTGATCCAGGAATTAATGCGTATTTTTGGAAAACAATGCATAGTAGTTGCCTTGGATGTAAAAAGGACTTTTGATAAGAAAGGAAAATACATGTTTTCCAAGGATGGAAAAGATTATTGGTTTGAAATCCAAATTTTTGGTGGAAAAAAAGCAACAGGGATTGACGCTATAGAATGGGCAAAAAAAGTAGAAATGCTAGGTGCGGGAGAGATACTTTTAACAAGTATTGATACAGACGGGACTGAAAATGGATACGATATAGAGTTAATAAACGCAATTTGTGATAAAATAAATATTCCAGTTATTGCGTCAGGAGGTTGTGGTTCAGTCGACGACATACTAAAGGTATACAAAAACACGGAAGTTGACGCTGCATTGGCTGCTTCATTGTTTCATTTTAATAAGGCAAAATTAAAAGAGGTTAAAAATTATCTAACAAAAAATGAGATCTTGGTAAGACCTACATAA
- a CDS encoding acylphosphatase: MTKDTRVHIFVSGKVQGVYYRQNTLQKAQELNIFGWVRNLSDGRVESVMEGSKVNIDKMLTWCKEGPLDAKVEEVKIIDEEYKNEFLTFDIIKTL, from the coding sequence TTGACAAAAGATACTAGGGTTCATATTTTCGTTAGCGGAAAAGTTCAAGGAGTTTATTACCGTCAGAACACCCTACAAAAGGCACAAGAATTAAACATTTTTGGCTGGGTCAGAAATTTGTCAGATGGACGGGTAGAATCGGTAATGGAGGGCAGTAAAGTCAATATTGATAAAATGTTGACCTGGTGTAAAGAAGGCCCCTTAGATGCCAAAGTAGAAGAAGTTAAAATCATTGATGAAGAATATAAAAATGAATTTTTGACTTTTGATATAATCAAAACACTCTGA